In Gigantopelta aegis isolate Gae_Host chromosome 14, Gae_host_genome, whole genome shotgun sequence, the following proteins share a genomic window:
- the LOC121389185 gene encoding putative protein TPRXL, whose amino-acid sequence MPSTSVPSTSVSSSSVLSPSVPSSVPSASVPSSTVLSASVPSSTMPSTSVSSSSVLSPSVPSSSVPSASVPSSVSSSVLSPSVPSPSVFSFSVPSSVSFTVCCVPSSTVCCVPSSAMTPTVPFSSMPSASVSSSVPPTVRSSSVSTSVCCIPASVSFLFVSPVCSVCSVSPVCGRCSY is encoded by the coding sequence ATGCCCTCCACCTCCGTGCCCTCCACCTCCGTGTCCTCCTCCTCCGTGCTCTCCCCCTCCGTGCCCTCCTCCGTGCCCTCCGCCTCCGTGCCCTCCTCCACCGTGCTCTCCGCCTCCGTGCCCTCCTCCACCATGCCCTCCACCTCCGTGTCCTCCTCCTCCGTGCTCTCCCCCTCCGTGCCCTCCTCCTCCGTGCCCTCCGCCTCCGTGCCCTCCTCCGTGTCCTCCTCCGTGCTCTCCCCCTCCGTGCCCTCCCCCTCCGTGTTCTCCTTCTCCGTGCCCTCCTCCGTGTCCTTCACCGTGTGCTGCGTGCCCTCCTCCACCGTGTGCTGCGTGCCCTCCTCCGCCATGACCCCCACCGTGCCCTTCTCCTCCATGCCCTCCGCCTCCGTGTCCTCCTCCGTGCCCCCCACCGTGCGCTCCTCCTCCGTGTCCACCTCCGTGTGCTGCATTCCCGCCTCCGTGTCCTTCCTTTTTGTGTCCCCCGTGTGCTCCGTGTGCTCCGTGTCCCCCGTGTGCGGGCGCTGTAGTTACTAG